A section of the Festucalex cinctus isolate MCC-2025b chromosome 9, RoL_Fcin_1.0, whole genome shotgun sequence genome encodes:
- the ablim3 gene encoding actin-binding LIM protein 3 isoform X5, producing the protein MSSNAYQQGSMAGEPSGGPIRCQRCREVCKGEVVRVQDTHFHVKCFTCTVCNCDLARSGFFQKKGEYICTADYQRLYGTRCDRCDSFITGEVVSALGRTYHPKCFVCSVCSKPFPIGDRVTFSGKDCVCQHCSRSLAKPNEPIKIHGPSHCAGCGAEIKQGQSLLALEKQWHVSCFRCQTCNMVLTGEYISKDGVPYCEADYHAQYGVKCEGCSRYISGRVLEAGGKHYHPTCARCARCNMMFKEGEEMYLTGCEVWHPLCKQAARAERRLRHRRLSETSISPPGSSIGSPNRVICSLGTLSPYSQDYDCLDMKQRRCSSPGYIDSPTYNRQGMSPIMPRSPQHFGYPGSESGRSSPYYSQEGRSTTPTLIQPPKHFHVPATGEPNIYRKPPIYKRTATKSRTSEDILRSSRLSTYSPEPYTQSECDYYPYGSSPRAYRVPRRRFSTGGDEESWSLQRIGSGIGRMILKEEMKARSGSYDNDPWGSARNSRSGSKETLNTTGYSSTAYNNTINGSPRSQYSTDSDFVCKSASLPGYGRNGIQRPQSADCYHYQYDTSNEVNWGSRAEYKIYPYEALIVTTRGRNRLPKDVERARLERHLSPEEFVQVFGMTMEDFDRLALWKRNELKKQARLF; encoded by the exons CGTATCAGCAAGGCTCAATGGCAGGTGAGCCGAGCGGCGGGCCAATTCGGTGTCAACGGTGTCGGGAAGTGTGCAAAGGAGAGGTGGTTCGCGTTCAAGACACCCACTTTCATGTCAAGTGTTTCACCTGCACAG TGTGTAACTGTGATCTGGCGAGGTCGGGCTTCTTCCAAAAGAAGGGCGAATACATCTGCACAGCCGACTACCAGCGACTGTACGGCACACGGTGCGACCGTTGCGACAGCTTCATCACCGGCGAGGTGGTCTCGGCTCTGGGACGGACTTACCACCCCAAGTGCTTTGTCTGCAGTGTCTGCAG TAAACCCTTTCCCATCGGAGACAGAGTGACATTCAGCGGAAAGGACTGCGTGTGCCAGCACTGCTCTCGCTCACTGGCCAAGCCAAATGAACCTATCAAAATCCACGGGCCCAGTC actGTGCCGGATGTGGAGCAGAGATCAAGCAAGGTCAGTCTCTCTTGGCGCTGGAGAAGCAGTGGCATGTCAGCTGCTTCAGATGTCAAACGTGCAACATGGTCCTCACCGGAGAGTACATCAGCAA GGACGGGGTGCCATACTGCGAGGCCGACTACCACGCCCAGTACGGCGTGAAATGTGAAGGCTGCAGCAGATACATAAGTGGAAGGGTTCTGGAG GCAGGAGGGAAGCACTACCATCCGACCTGTGCCCGCTGCGCTCGTTGTAATATGATGTTCAAAGAGGGAGAGGAAATGTATCTGACAG GATGTGAGGTGTGGCATCCGTTATGCAAGCAGGCAGCAAGAGCAGAGAGGAGGCTCAGG CACAGACGCCTGTCAGAGACCTCCATCTCTCCTCcaggctcctccatcggctctCCCAATAGGGTTATATGT TCACTTGGGACACTTTCTCCCTATTCTCAG GACTACGACTGTCTGGACATGAAGCAGCGGCGATGCTCCAGTCCAGGTTACATTGACTCGCCAACCTACAATCGTCAAGGGATGTCACCCATCATGCCTCGCTCTCCGCAGCACTTTGGTTACCCCG GATCTGAGAGTGGCAGGAGCTCACCATACTACAGCCAAGAGGGACGGTCCACCACACCGACCCTCATCCAGCccccaaaacattttcatgtacCAG CCACAGGGGAGCCCAACATCTACAGGAAGCCTCCCATCTATAAGAGAACGG CAACCAAAAGTAGGACCAGCGAGGATATTCTGAGATCCTCCCGACTGTCCACCTACTCCCCCGAGCCGTACACCCAGTCGGAGTGTGACTACTACCCATACGGCAGCTCCCCCAGGG CATATCGGGTACCAAGGAGACGCTTCTCGACAGGCGGCGATGAAGAGAGTTGGAGTCTTCAAAGA ATTGGGAGTGGCATCGGGAGGATGATCCTCAAAGAGGAGATGAAAGCCAGATCTGGTTCCTATGACAACGACCCCTGGGGCAGTGCAAGGAATTCTCGTAGTGGGAGCAAGGAAACCCTCAACACTACAGGCTACAGCTCCACGGCGTACAACAACACTATAAATGGAT CTCCCCGATCCCAATACAGCACTGATAGCG ATTTTGTGTGCAAGTCTGCCTCACTGCCGGGTTATGGACGCAATGGCATACAACGG CCTCAGAGTGCTGACTGCTACCACTACCAGTACGACACGAGCAATGAAGTCAACTGGGGAAGCAGAG CGGAATACAAG ATTTACCCCTACGAGGCGCTCATTGTCACCACCAGAGGGAGGAACAGGCTTCCCAAAGATGTGGAGAGAGCCAGACTCGAG CGTCACCTGTCCCCAGAAGAGTTTGTCCAAGTGTTCGGCATGACCATGGAGGATTTCGACAGGTTGGCTTTATGGAAGAGGAACGAGCTAAAGAAACAGGCCCGACTCTTTTAA
- the ablim3 gene encoding actin-binding LIM protein 3 isoform X4 has translation MSSNAYQQGSMAGEPSGGPIRCQRCREVCKGEVVRVQDTHFHVKCFTCTVCNCDLARSGFFQKKGEYICTADYQRLYGTRCDRCDSFITGEVVSALGRTYHPKCFVCSVCSKPFPIGDRVTFSGKDCVCQHCSRSLAKPNEPIKIHGPSHCAGCGAEIKQGQSLLALEKQWHVSCFRCQTCNMVLTGEYISKDGVPYCEADYHAQYGVKCEGCSRYISGRVLEAGGKHYHPTCARCARCNMMFKEGEEMYLTGCEVWHPLCKQAARAERRLRHRRLSETSISPPGSSIGSPNRVICSLGTLSPYSQDYDCLDMKQRRCSSPGYIDSPTYNRQGMSPIMPRSPQHFGYPGSESGRSSPYYSQEGRSTTPTLIQPPKHFHVPATGEPNIYRKPPIYKRTDNHLNAATKSRTSEDILRSSRLSTYSPEPYTQSECDYYPYGSSPRAYRVPRRRFSTGGDEESWSLQRIGSGIGRMILKEEMKARSGSYDNDPWGSARNSRSGSKETLNTTGYSSTAYNNTINGSPRSQYSTDSDFVCKSASLPGYGRNGIQRPQSADCYHYQYDTSNEVNWGSRAEYKIYPYEALIVTTRGRNRLPKDVERARLERHLSPEEFVQVFGMTMEDFDRLALWKRNELKKQARLF, from the exons CGTATCAGCAAGGCTCAATGGCAGGTGAGCCGAGCGGCGGGCCAATTCGGTGTCAACGGTGTCGGGAAGTGTGCAAAGGAGAGGTGGTTCGCGTTCAAGACACCCACTTTCATGTCAAGTGTTTCACCTGCACAG TGTGTAACTGTGATCTGGCGAGGTCGGGCTTCTTCCAAAAGAAGGGCGAATACATCTGCACAGCCGACTACCAGCGACTGTACGGCACACGGTGCGACCGTTGCGACAGCTTCATCACCGGCGAGGTGGTCTCGGCTCTGGGACGGACTTACCACCCCAAGTGCTTTGTCTGCAGTGTCTGCAG TAAACCCTTTCCCATCGGAGACAGAGTGACATTCAGCGGAAAGGACTGCGTGTGCCAGCACTGCTCTCGCTCACTGGCCAAGCCAAATGAACCTATCAAAATCCACGGGCCCAGTC actGTGCCGGATGTGGAGCAGAGATCAAGCAAGGTCAGTCTCTCTTGGCGCTGGAGAAGCAGTGGCATGTCAGCTGCTTCAGATGTCAAACGTGCAACATGGTCCTCACCGGAGAGTACATCAGCAA GGACGGGGTGCCATACTGCGAGGCCGACTACCACGCCCAGTACGGCGTGAAATGTGAAGGCTGCAGCAGATACATAAGTGGAAGGGTTCTGGAG GCAGGAGGGAAGCACTACCATCCGACCTGTGCCCGCTGCGCTCGTTGTAATATGATGTTCAAAGAGGGAGAGGAAATGTATCTGACAG GATGTGAGGTGTGGCATCCGTTATGCAAGCAGGCAGCAAGAGCAGAGAGGAGGCTCAGG CACAGACGCCTGTCAGAGACCTCCATCTCTCCTCcaggctcctccatcggctctCCCAATAGGGTTATATGT TCACTTGGGACACTTTCTCCCTATTCTCAG GACTACGACTGTCTGGACATGAAGCAGCGGCGATGCTCCAGTCCAGGTTACATTGACTCGCCAACCTACAATCGTCAAGGGATGTCACCCATCATGCCTCGCTCTCCGCAGCACTTTGGTTACCCCG GATCTGAGAGTGGCAGGAGCTCACCATACTACAGCCAAGAGGGACGGTCCACCACACCGACCCTCATCCAGCccccaaaacattttcatgtacCAG CCACAGGGGAGCCCAACATCTACAGGAAGCCTCCCATCTATAAGAGAACGG ACAATCATTTGAACGCAGCAACCAAAAGTAGGACCAGCGAGGATATTCTGAGATCCTCCCGACTGTCCACCTACTCCCCCGAGCCGTACACCCAGTCGGAGTGTGACTACTACCCATACGGCAGCTCCCCCAGGG CATATCGGGTACCAAGGAGACGCTTCTCGACAGGCGGCGATGAAGAGAGTTGGAGTCTTCAAAGA ATTGGGAGTGGCATCGGGAGGATGATCCTCAAAGAGGAGATGAAAGCCAGATCTGGTTCCTATGACAACGACCCCTGGGGCAGTGCAAGGAATTCTCGTAGTGGGAGCAAGGAAACCCTCAACACTACAGGCTACAGCTCCACGGCGTACAACAACACTATAAATGGAT CTCCCCGATCCCAATACAGCACTGATAGCG ATTTTGTGTGCAAGTCTGCCTCACTGCCGGGTTATGGACGCAATGGCATACAACGG CCTCAGAGTGCTGACTGCTACCACTACCAGTACGACACGAGCAATGAAGTCAACTGGGGAAGCAGAG CGGAATACAAG ATTTACCCCTACGAGGCGCTCATTGTCACCACCAGAGGGAGGAACAGGCTTCCCAAAGATGTGGAGAGAGCCAGACTCGAG CGTCACCTGTCCCCAGAAGAGTTTGTCCAAGTGTTCGGCATGACCATGGAGGATTTCGACAGGTTGGCTTTATGGAAGAGGAACGAGCTAAAGAAACAGGCCCGACTCTTTTAA
- the ablim3 gene encoding actin-binding LIM protein 3 isoform X3, with amino-acid sequence MSSNAYQQGSMAGEPSGGPIRCQRCREVCKGEVVRVQDTHFHVKCFTCTVCNCDLARSGFFQKKGEYICTADYQRLYGTRCDRCDSFITGEVVSALGRTYHPKCFVCSVCSKPFPIGDRVTFSGKDCVCQHCSRSLAKPNEPIKIHGPSHCAGCGAEIKQGQSLLALEKQWHVSCFRCQTCNMVLTGEYISKDGVPYCEADYHAQYGVKCEGCSRYISGRVLEAGGKHYHPTCARCARCNMMFKEGEEMYLTGCEVWHPLCKQAARAERRLRHRRLSETSISPPGSSIGSPNRVICARLANEFLDYKDLAALPKIKAIYEVRQPDLICSSYQPYQRYTSDDRLDMTYSYGESLGTLSPYSQDYDCLDMKQRRCSSPGYIDSPTYNRQGMSPIMPRSPQHFGYPGSESGRSSPYYSQEGRSTTPTLIQPPKHFHVPDNHLNAATKSRTSEDILRSSRLSTYSPEPYTQSECDYYPYGSSPRAYRVPRRRFSTGGDEESWSLQRIGSGIGRMILKEEMKARSGSYDNDPWGSARNSRSGSKETLNTTGYSSTAYNNTINGSPRSQYSTDSDFVCKSASLPGYGRNGIQRPQSADCYHYQYDTSNEVNWGSRAEYKIYPYEALIVTTRGRNRLPKDVERARLERHLSPEEFVQVFGMTMEDFDRLALWKRNELKKQARLF; translated from the exons CGTATCAGCAAGGCTCAATGGCAGGTGAGCCGAGCGGCGGGCCAATTCGGTGTCAACGGTGTCGGGAAGTGTGCAAAGGAGAGGTGGTTCGCGTTCAAGACACCCACTTTCATGTCAAGTGTTTCACCTGCACAG TGTGTAACTGTGATCTGGCGAGGTCGGGCTTCTTCCAAAAGAAGGGCGAATACATCTGCACAGCCGACTACCAGCGACTGTACGGCACACGGTGCGACCGTTGCGACAGCTTCATCACCGGCGAGGTGGTCTCGGCTCTGGGACGGACTTACCACCCCAAGTGCTTTGTCTGCAGTGTCTGCAG TAAACCCTTTCCCATCGGAGACAGAGTGACATTCAGCGGAAAGGACTGCGTGTGCCAGCACTGCTCTCGCTCACTGGCCAAGCCAAATGAACCTATCAAAATCCACGGGCCCAGTC actGTGCCGGATGTGGAGCAGAGATCAAGCAAGGTCAGTCTCTCTTGGCGCTGGAGAAGCAGTGGCATGTCAGCTGCTTCAGATGTCAAACGTGCAACATGGTCCTCACCGGAGAGTACATCAGCAA GGACGGGGTGCCATACTGCGAGGCCGACTACCACGCCCAGTACGGCGTGAAATGTGAAGGCTGCAGCAGATACATAAGTGGAAGGGTTCTGGAG GCAGGAGGGAAGCACTACCATCCGACCTGTGCCCGCTGCGCTCGTTGTAATATGATGTTCAAAGAGGGAGAGGAAATGTATCTGACAG GATGTGAGGTGTGGCATCCGTTATGCAAGCAGGCAGCAAGAGCAGAGAGGAGGCTCAGG CACAGACGCCTGTCAGAGACCTCCATCTCTCCTCcaggctcctccatcggctctCCCAATAGGGTTATATGT GCCAGATTGGCGAATGAGTTCCTAGATTATAAGGACCTAGCTGCCCTCCCAAAGATCAAGGCCATATATGAAGTCCGGCAGCCAGACCTCATATGTTCCTCATACCAGCCCTACCAGAGATACACCTCTGATGACAGGCTAGACATGACTTACAGCTATGGGGAG TCACTTGGGACACTTTCTCCCTATTCTCAG GACTACGACTGTCTGGACATGAAGCAGCGGCGATGCTCCAGTCCAGGTTACATTGACTCGCCAACCTACAATCGTCAAGGGATGTCACCCATCATGCCTCGCTCTCCGCAGCACTTTGGTTACCCCG GATCTGAGAGTGGCAGGAGCTCACCATACTACAGCCAAGAGGGACGGTCCACCACACCGACCCTCATCCAGCccccaaaacattttcatgtacCAG ACAATCATTTGAACGCAGCAACCAAAAGTAGGACCAGCGAGGATATTCTGAGATCCTCCCGACTGTCCACCTACTCCCCCGAGCCGTACACCCAGTCGGAGTGTGACTACTACCCATACGGCAGCTCCCCCAGGG CATATCGGGTACCAAGGAGACGCTTCTCGACAGGCGGCGATGAAGAGAGTTGGAGTCTTCAAAGA ATTGGGAGTGGCATCGGGAGGATGATCCTCAAAGAGGAGATGAAAGCCAGATCTGGTTCCTATGACAACGACCCCTGGGGCAGTGCAAGGAATTCTCGTAGTGGGAGCAAGGAAACCCTCAACACTACAGGCTACAGCTCCACGGCGTACAACAACACTATAAATGGAT CTCCCCGATCCCAATACAGCACTGATAGCG ATTTTGTGTGCAAGTCTGCCTCACTGCCGGGTTATGGACGCAATGGCATACAACGG CCTCAGAGTGCTGACTGCTACCACTACCAGTACGACACGAGCAATGAAGTCAACTGGGGAAGCAGAG CGGAATACAAG ATTTACCCCTACGAGGCGCTCATTGTCACCACCAGAGGGAGGAACAGGCTTCCCAAAGATGTGGAGAGAGCCAGACTCGAG CGTCACCTGTCCCCAGAAGAGTTTGTCCAAGTGTTCGGCATGACCATGGAGGATTTCGACAGGTTGGCTTTATGGAAGAGGAACGAGCTAAAGAAACAGGCCCGACTCTTTTAA
- the ablim3 gene encoding actin-binding LIM protein 3 isoform X2, protein MSSNAYQQGSMAGEPSGGPIRCQRCREVCKGEVVRVQDTHFHVKCFTCTVCNCDLARSGFFQKKGEYICTADYQRLYGTRCDRCDSFITGEVVSALGRTYHPKCFVCSVCSKPFPIGDRVTFSGKDCVCQHCSRSLAKPNEPIKIHGPSHCAGCGAEIKQGQSLLALEKQWHVSCFRCQTCNMVLTGEYISKDGVPYCEADYHAQYGVKCEGCSRYISGRVLEAGGKHYHPTCARCARCNMMFKEGEEMYLTGCEVWHPLCKQAARAERRLRHRRLSETSISPPGSSIGSPNRVICARLANEFLDYKDLAALPKIKAIYEVRQPDLICSSYQPYQRYTSDDRLDMTYSYGESLGTLSPYSQDYDCLDMKQRRCSSPGYIDSPTYNRQGMSPIMPRSPQHFGYPGSESGRSSPYYSQEGRSTTPTLIQPPKHFHVPATGEPNIYRKPPIYKRTATKSRTSEDILRSSRLSTYSPEPYTQSECDYYPYGSSPRAYRVPRRRFSTGGDEESWSLQRIGSGIGRMILKEEMKARSGSYDNDPWGSARNSRSGSKETLNTTGYSSTAYNNTINGSPRSQYSTDSDFVCKSASLPGYGRNGIQRPQSADCYHYQYDTSNEVNWGSRAEYKIYPYEALIVTTRGRNRLPKDVERARLERHLSPEEFVQVFGMTMEDFDRLALWKRNELKKQARLF, encoded by the exons CGTATCAGCAAGGCTCAATGGCAGGTGAGCCGAGCGGCGGGCCAATTCGGTGTCAACGGTGTCGGGAAGTGTGCAAAGGAGAGGTGGTTCGCGTTCAAGACACCCACTTTCATGTCAAGTGTTTCACCTGCACAG TGTGTAACTGTGATCTGGCGAGGTCGGGCTTCTTCCAAAAGAAGGGCGAATACATCTGCACAGCCGACTACCAGCGACTGTACGGCACACGGTGCGACCGTTGCGACAGCTTCATCACCGGCGAGGTGGTCTCGGCTCTGGGACGGACTTACCACCCCAAGTGCTTTGTCTGCAGTGTCTGCAG TAAACCCTTTCCCATCGGAGACAGAGTGACATTCAGCGGAAAGGACTGCGTGTGCCAGCACTGCTCTCGCTCACTGGCCAAGCCAAATGAACCTATCAAAATCCACGGGCCCAGTC actGTGCCGGATGTGGAGCAGAGATCAAGCAAGGTCAGTCTCTCTTGGCGCTGGAGAAGCAGTGGCATGTCAGCTGCTTCAGATGTCAAACGTGCAACATGGTCCTCACCGGAGAGTACATCAGCAA GGACGGGGTGCCATACTGCGAGGCCGACTACCACGCCCAGTACGGCGTGAAATGTGAAGGCTGCAGCAGATACATAAGTGGAAGGGTTCTGGAG GCAGGAGGGAAGCACTACCATCCGACCTGTGCCCGCTGCGCTCGTTGTAATATGATGTTCAAAGAGGGAGAGGAAATGTATCTGACAG GATGTGAGGTGTGGCATCCGTTATGCAAGCAGGCAGCAAGAGCAGAGAGGAGGCTCAGG CACAGACGCCTGTCAGAGACCTCCATCTCTCCTCcaggctcctccatcggctctCCCAATAGGGTTATATGT GCCAGATTGGCGAATGAGTTCCTAGATTATAAGGACCTAGCTGCCCTCCCAAAGATCAAGGCCATATATGAAGTCCGGCAGCCAGACCTCATATGTTCCTCATACCAGCCCTACCAGAGATACACCTCTGATGACAGGCTAGACATGACTTACAGCTATGGGGAG TCACTTGGGACACTTTCTCCCTATTCTCAG GACTACGACTGTCTGGACATGAAGCAGCGGCGATGCTCCAGTCCAGGTTACATTGACTCGCCAACCTACAATCGTCAAGGGATGTCACCCATCATGCCTCGCTCTCCGCAGCACTTTGGTTACCCCG GATCTGAGAGTGGCAGGAGCTCACCATACTACAGCCAAGAGGGACGGTCCACCACACCGACCCTCATCCAGCccccaaaacattttcatgtacCAG CCACAGGGGAGCCCAACATCTACAGGAAGCCTCCCATCTATAAGAGAACGG CAACCAAAAGTAGGACCAGCGAGGATATTCTGAGATCCTCCCGACTGTCCACCTACTCCCCCGAGCCGTACACCCAGTCGGAGTGTGACTACTACCCATACGGCAGCTCCCCCAGGG CATATCGGGTACCAAGGAGACGCTTCTCGACAGGCGGCGATGAAGAGAGTTGGAGTCTTCAAAGA ATTGGGAGTGGCATCGGGAGGATGATCCTCAAAGAGGAGATGAAAGCCAGATCTGGTTCCTATGACAACGACCCCTGGGGCAGTGCAAGGAATTCTCGTAGTGGGAGCAAGGAAACCCTCAACACTACAGGCTACAGCTCCACGGCGTACAACAACACTATAAATGGAT CTCCCCGATCCCAATACAGCACTGATAGCG ATTTTGTGTGCAAGTCTGCCTCACTGCCGGGTTATGGACGCAATGGCATACAACGG CCTCAGAGTGCTGACTGCTACCACTACCAGTACGACACGAGCAATGAAGTCAACTGGGGAAGCAGAG CGGAATACAAG ATTTACCCCTACGAGGCGCTCATTGTCACCACCAGAGGGAGGAACAGGCTTCCCAAAGATGTGGAGAGAGCCAGACTCGAG CGTCACCTGTCCCCAGAAGAGTTTGTCCAAGTGTTCGGCATGACCATGGAGGATTTCGACAGGTTGGCTTTATGGAAGAGGAACGAGCTAAAGAAACAGGCCCGACTCTTTTAA
- the ablim3 gene encoding actin-binding LIM protein 3 isoform X1: MSSNAYQQGSMAGEPSGGPIRCQRCREVCKGEVVRVQDTHFHVKCFTCTVCNCDLARSGFFQKKGEYICTADYQRLYGTRCDRCDSFITGEVVSALGRTYHPKCFVCSVCSKPFPIGDRVTFSGKDCVCQHCSRSLAKPNEPIKIHGPSHCAGCGAEIKQGQSLLALEKQWHVSCFRCQTCNMVLTGEYISKDGVPYCEADYHAQYGVKCEGCSRYISGRVLEAGGKHYHPTCARCARCNMMFKEGEEMYLTGCEVWHPLCKQAARAERRLRHRRLSETSISPPGSSIGSPNRVICARLANEFLDYKDLAALPKIKAIYEVRQPDLICSSYQPYQRYTSDDRLDMTYSYGESLGTLSPYSQDYDCLDMKQRRCSSPGYIDSPTYNRQGMSPIMPRSPQHFGYPGSESGRSSPYYSQEGRSTTPTLIQPPKHFHVPATGEPNIYRKPPIYKRTDNHLNAATKSRTSEDILRSSRLSTYSPEPYTQSECDYYPYGSSPRAYRVPRRRFSTGGDEESWSLQRIGSGIGRMILKEEMKARSGSYDNDPWGSARNSRSGSKETLNTTGYSSTAYNNTINGSPRSQYSTDSDFVCKSASLPGYGRNGIQRPQSADCYHYQYDTSNEVNWGSRAEYKIYPYEALIVTTRGRNRLPKDVERARLERHLSPEEFVQVFGMTMEDFDRLALWKRNELKKQARLF; this comes from the exons CGTATCAGCAAGGCTCAATGGCAGGTGAGCCGAGCGGCGGGCCAATTCGGTGTCAACGGTGTCGGGAAGTGTGCAAAGGAGAGGTGGTTCGCGTTCAAGACACCCACTTTCATGTCAAGTGTTTCACCTGCACAG TGTGTAACTGTGATCTGGCGAGGTCGGGCTTCTTCCAAAAGAAGGGCGAATACATCTGCACAGCCGACTACCAGCGACTGTACGGCACACGGTGCGACCGTTGCGACAGCTTCATCACCGGCGAGGTGGTCTCGGCTCTGGGACGGACTTACCACCCCAAGTGCTTTGTCTGCAGTGTCTGCAG TAAACCCTTTCCCATCGGAGACAGAGTGACATTCAGCGGAAAGGACTGCGTGTGCCAGCACTGCTCTCGCTCACTGGCCAAGCCAAATGAACCTATCAAAATCCACGGGCCCAGTC actGTGCCGGATGTGGAGCAGAGATCAAGCAAGGTCAGTCTCTCTTGGCGCTGGAGAAGCAGTGGCATGTCAGCTGCTTCAGATGTCAAACGTGCAACATGGTCCTCACCGGAGAGTACATCAGCAA GGACGGGGTGCCATACTGCGAGGCCGACTACCACGCCCAGTACGGCGTGAAATGTGAAGGCTGCAGCAGATACATAAGTGGAAGGGTTCTGGAG GCAGGAGGGAAGCACTACCATCCGACCTGTGCCCGCTGCGCTCGTTGTAATATGATGTTCAAAGAGGGAGAGGAAATGTATCTGACAG GATGTGAGGTGTGGCATCCGTTATGCAAGCAGGCAGCAAGAGCAGAGAGGAGGCTCAGG CACAGACGCCTGTCAGAGACCTCCATCTCTCCTCcaggctcctccatcggctctCCCAATAGGGTTATATGT GCCAGATTGGCGAATGAGTTCCTAGATTATAAGGACCTAGCTGCCCTCCCAAAGATCAAGGCCATATATGAAGTCCGGCAGCCAGACCTCATATGTTCCTCATACCAGCCCTACCAGAGATACACCTCTGATGACAGGCTAGACATGACTTACAGCTATGGGGAG TCACTTGGGACACTTTCTCCCTATTCTCAG GACTACGACTGTCTGGACATGAAGCAGCGGCGATGCTCCAGTCCAGGTTACATTGACTCGCCAACCTACAATCGTCAAGGGATGTCACCCATCATGCCTCGCTCTCCGCAGCACTTTGGTTACCCCG GATCTGAGAGTGGCAGGAGCTCACCATACTACAGCCAAGAGGGACGGTCCACCACACCGACCCTCATCCAGCccccaaaacattttcatgtacCAG CCACAGGGGAGCCCAACATCTACAGGAAGCCTCCCATCTATAAGAGAACGG ACAATCATTTGAACGCAGCAACCAAAAGTAGGACCAGCGAGGATATTCTGAGATCCTCCCGACTGTCCACCTACTCCCCCGAGCCGTACACCCAGTCGGAGTGTGACTACTACCCATACGGCAGCTCCCCCAGGG CATATCGGGTACCAAGGAGACGCTTCTCGACAGGCGGCGATGAAGAGAGTTGGAGTCTTCAAAGA ATTGGGAGTGGCATCGGGAGGATGATCCTCAAAGAGGAGATGAAAGCCAGATCTGGTTCCTATGACAACGACCCCTGGGGCAGTGCAAGGAATTCTCGTAGTGGGAGCAAGGAAACCCTCAACACTACAGGCTACAGCTCCACGGCGTACAACAACACTATAAATGGAT CTCCCCGATCCCAATACAGCACTGATAGCG ATTTTGTGTGCAAGTCTGCCTCACTGCCGGGTTATGGACGCAATGGCATACAACGG CCTCAGAGTGCTGACTGCTACCACTACCAGTACGACACGAGCAATGAAGTCAACTGGGGAAGCAGAG CGGAATACAAG ATTTACCCCTACGAGGCGCTCATTGTCACCACCAGAGGGAGGAACAGGCTTCCCAAAGATGTGGAGAGAGCCAGACTCGAG CGTCACCTGTCCCCAGAAGAGTTTGTCCAAGTGTTCGGCATGACCATGGAGGATTTCGACAGGTTGGCTTTATGGAAGAGGAACGAGCTAAAGAAACAGGCCCGACTCTTTTAA